Proteins encoded within one genomic window of Acidovorax sp. 107:
- a CDS encoding ANTAR domain-containing response regulator, which yields MNEALRIVVVAPDLAVTDPDDDHAVEQAERSRALRIGLLENNFNLVATLPADVFLSERIAQLQPDLIIVDAESEARDALEHVVMATRDERRPIVMFTNDEDTSHVKDAVAAGVSAYIVAGLAPQRIRPILDVAMARFQHEQALRAELADAKTELQGRKTIDRAKGLLMQRQGLTEQAAYEKLRKTAMDKGLKLVDVAQRMLDVMDLLG from the coding sequence ATGAATGAGGCTTTGCGCATCGTGGTGGTTGCCCCGGATCTGGCAGTCACCGACCCCGACGACGACCACGCTGTGGAACAGGCAGAGCGGTCGCGGGCGCTGCGCATCGGGCTGCTGGAGAACAACTTCAACCTGGTGGCCACGCTGCCGGCCGACGTGTTCCTGAGCGAGCGCATCGCGCAGTTGCAGCCCGACCTGATCATCGTGGATGCCGAGAGCGAGGCCCGCGACGCGCTGGAGCATGTGGTGATGGCCACGCGCGACGAGCGCCGTCCCATCGTGATGTTCACCAACGACGAGGACACCTCGCACGTGAAGGATGCAGTGGCGGCAGGCGTGTCTGCCTACATCGTGGCGGGGCTGGCACCGCAGCGCATCCGCCCCATTCTGGATGTGGCCATGGCCCGCTTCCAGCATGAACAGGCCTTGCGCGCCGAGCTCGCCGACGCCAAGACCGAACTGCAAGGCCGCAAGACCATCGACCGCGCCAAGGGTTTGCTCATGCAGCGCCAGGGCCTGACCGAACAGGCCGCCTACGAAAAGCTGCGCAAGACGGCCATGGACAAGGGCCTGAAGCTGGTGGACGTGGCCCAGCGCATGCTGGACGTGATGGACCTGCTGGGGTAA